A stretch of the Vigna radiata var. radiata cultivar VC1973A chromosome 9, Vradiata_ver6, whole genome shotgun sequence genome encodes the following:
- the LOC111242512 gene encoding uncharacterized protein LOC111242512, which translates to MFGITSRLGQIFLKLLGKEWRKRQIRKITDQVFDQIQNEVRPDNLSFVDLYIAILLVYNGINKYIPGSHCDPPSKDRVRQAIKNCDENKDGQISRDEFFGFIQQMAPETFNVVRKKLVATLVVAPTVAATTKKATEQVPGVGKLVQRLPKVVYAALLTIAAVWFQETNKDSAL; encoded by the exons GCAAGGAGTGGAGGAAAAGGCAAATTAGAAAGATAACAGACCAAGTTTTTGATCAAATACAGAATGAAGTGCGACCTGATAATTTGAGTTTTGTAGATCTCTATATTGCTATTTTACTTGTGTACAA TGGTATCAACAAGTATATTCCTGGTTCCCATTGTGATCCTCCTTCAAAAGACAGAGTCAGACAAGCCATTAAG AACTGTGATGAGAACAAGGATGGGCAAATAAGTCGTGATGAATTTTTCGGTTTCATCCAGCAAATGGCACCTGAAACATTCAATGTTGTTCGTAAAAAGCTTGTAGCCACATTGGTTGTTGCACCAACAGTTGcagcaacaacaaaaaaagcTACTGAACAAGTACCAGGTGTCGGGAAACTGGTGCAGAGGTTGCCCAAAGTAGTTTATGCTGCCCTTTTAACAATTGCAGCTGTGTGGTTCCAAGAGACCAATAAGGATTCTGCACTCTAG
- the LOC106774120 gene encoding NADPH-dependent oxidoreductase 2-alkenal reductase translates to MAEVRNKQVVLRDYVVGFPKESDMNTVEGRITLKVPEGSSDVLLKNLYLSCDPYMRVLMSKIDHEGFGCYTPGSPLAGLGVSKVLESGHPDYKKGDLVWGMTVDLLKNKLGFDGAFNYKEESDLDATLKRYFPEGIDIYFENVGGKTLDAVLLNMRFHSRIPVCGMISQYNLAQHEGVTNLANLIFKRIKMEGFIVNDFYHSYSKFLEFVLPHIREGKVVYVEDIAEGLENGPAALVGLYTGRNVGKQVVVVARD, encoded by the exons ATGGCAGAAGTGAGGAACAAGCAAGTGGTTCTAAGGGACTATGTGGTTGGTTTTCCCAAGGAATCCGACATGAACACTGTCGAAGGAAGAATAACATTGAAGGTTCCAGAAGGTTCCAGTGATGTGCTTCTCAAAAATCTCTACCTCTCTTGTGACCCTTACATGAGAGTCTTGATGAGCAAGATAGACCATGAGGGATTTGGGTGCTACACACCTGGCTCT CCATTAGCAGGGTTGGGAGTGTCAAAAGTCCTAGAATCTGGACACCCAGATTACAAGAAAGGTGATTTAGTTTGGGGAATGACG GTGGATCTTTTGAAGAATAAACTTGGATTTGATGGAGCTTTTAACTACAAAGAAGAGTCAGACCTCGATGCAACTTTGAAAAG ATACTTTCCAGAAGGCATTGATATTTACTTTGAGAATGTTGGAGGCAAGACACTTGATGCAGTACTCCTTAACATGAGATTCCATAGTCGCATACCTGTTTGTGGAATGATCTCACAGTACAATCTTGCTCAACATGAAGGTGTAACAAATTTGGCAAATCTCATATTTAAGAGGATTAAAATGGAAGGGTTTATTGTAAATGATTTCTACCATTCATATTCCAAATTCTTGGAGTTTGTTTTGCCTCATATTAGAGAAGGGAAGGTTGTGTATGTGGAAGACATTGCTGAGGGTCTTGAGAATGGCCCTGCAGCCTTGGTTGGTCTCTACACTGGTCGGAATGTTGGTAAGCAAGTGGTTGTTGTTGCTCGTGATTGA